One region of Dehalococcoidia bacterium genomic DNA includes:
- a CDS encoding ferritin-like domain-containing protein, translating into MKKSDVVELLNKDIEGEHAAIIQYLAHAYSMGEGELACEIEAIAREEMRHLDWLAEAVTELGGTPSFTRGKMRQGGKSVSAWMKNDVLAEEDAIKMYRDHIRLIKDVKIKRLLERILSDEMSHHGDFAGFVKEAAEEKLKDLRGERKDRLTRVLDWGIEHEYTVILQYLLHSYAAPNEEMRKELQDQAINEMQHMGWLAEKMVGRGGHPHMEHTKIEKPKTASKMLDADIKIEKQVAAAYDKAAKEIDDKKVKKLLTRIRDHELYHIKVFNDLKKSL; encoded by the coding sequence TTGAAAAAATCAGACGTCGTCGAACTGCTCAACAAGGACATAGAGGGGGAACATGCCGCCATCATCCAGTACCTGGCGCACGCCTATTCCATGGGCGAGGGCGAGCTGGCCTGTGAGATCGAGGCCATAGCGCGCGAGGAGATGCGCCACCTCGACTGGCTGGCCGAGGCTGTGACCGAGCTGGGAGGCACGCCCAGCTTCACCAGAGGCAAGATGCGCCAGGGCGGCAAAAGCGTAAGCGCCTGGATGAAAAACGACGTGCTGGCCGAGGAAGACGCAATTAAAATGTACCGCGACCACATCCGCCTCATTAAAGATGTCAAGATCAAGCGGCTGCTGGAGCGCATCCTCTCCGACGAGATGTCGCACCACGGCGACTTCGCGGGCTTCGTGAAAGAAGCCGCCGAAGAGAAGCTGAAGGACCTGCGCGGCGAGCGCAAAGACAGGCTCACCCGCGTGCTGGACTGGGGCATCGAGCACGAGTACACGGTCATACTGCAGTACCTGCTGCATTCTTACGCCGCGCCCAACGAGGAGATGCGCAAAGAGCTGCAGGACCAGGCCATTAACGAGATGCAGCATATGGGCTGGCTGGCCGAGAAAATGGTCGGCAGGGGCGGCCATCCCCATATGGAACACACAAAAATCGAAAAACCCAAAACGGCATCAAAGATGCTGGATGCCGATATCAAGATCGAAAAACAGGTCGCGGCCGCATACGATAAGGCGGCTAAAGAGATCGACGACAAGAAGGTCAAGAAGCTGCTGACCAGGATCCGCGACCACGAACTCTACCACATCAAAGTCTTCAACGACCTGAAAAAGTCACTCTGA
- a CDS encoding Fe-Mn family superoxide dismutase produces MAYEAKDYAKLLGMEGFSDTLLNNHFTLYKGYVSNTNKLFDSLSGMVKDGKAATPEYAEMKRRMGWEFNGMRLHEYYFENLGGKGGLNQDGKLGKLLAAGFGSYDAWLQDLKGTAAMRGIGWTILYQDVIGGKLFNQWINEHDTGHPAGCQPLLVLDVFEHAFITDYGLKRADYIEAFLKNIDWKTVEARLR; encoded by the coding sequence ATGGCATACGAGGCGAAGGATTACGCGAAACTGCTGGGAATGGAGGGGTTCAGCGACACCCTCCTGAACAATCACTTTACGCTCTACAAAGGCTATGTGTCCAACACCAACAAGCTGTTCGACAGCCTGTCGGGAATGGTTAAGGACGGCAAGGCCGCGACCCCGGAGTACGCCGAGATGAAGAGAAGAATGGGCTGGGAATTTAACGGCATGCGGCTGCACGAGTACTACTTCGAAAACCTGGGCGGCAAAGGCGGGCTCAACCAGGACGGCAAGCTGGGCAAGCTGCTGGCCGCCGGCTTCGGCAGCTACGACGCCTGGCTGCAGGACCTCAAGGGCACGGCGGCCATGCGCGGCATCGGCTGGACCATTCTCTACCAGGACGTTATCGGCGGTAAACTTTTCAACCAGTGGATCAACGAGCACGACACCGGACACCCGGCGGGCTGCCAGCCGCTGCTGGTGCTGGACGTCTTCGAGCACGCCTTTATCACCGATTACGGACTCAAGCGGGCCGACTACATCGAAGCCTTCCTCAAGAACATCGACTGGAAGACCGTCGAGGCGCGCCTGCGCTGA
- a CDS encoding DOMON domain-containing protein: protein MSKIYALRTVIPALILLLAFSAAGCQAPSQPEPKATLPPSLPAPAVGTQPEGQSAVAENVTWAADGMFKPGEYSRSKSFGDFELSWSTDDLYLYMGMKARTAGWVAVGFDPSSQMKDADIVQGFIKDGVLSIADQYSTGQFGPHPADTQQGGTEDILAAAGGSDGGFTTIEFKRRLDTGDKFDKPLGKGTHKIIWAYGSDPQFTLKHMARGSGEIDL from the coding sequence ATGTCAAAAATTTACGCCCTGCGGACCGTTATCCCGGCGCTGATACTGTTGCTTGCCTTTAGCGCGGCCGGATGCCAGGCGCCCTCTCAGCCTGAACCCAAAGCCACCCTGCCGCCTTCGCTGCCTGCGCCGGCTGTCGGCACGCAGCCGGAAGGTCAATCAGCGGTCGCTGAAAATGTCACCTGGGCCGCGGACGGCATGTTTAAGCCGGGAGAGTACAGTCGAAGTAAATCCTTCGGCGACTTCGAGTTGAGCTGGTCGACCGACGACCTTTACCTTTATATGGGGATGAAGGCCAGAACGGCGGGCTGGGTTGCAGTGGGCTTCGACCCCTCATCACAGATGAAAGACGCGGATATAGTCCAGGGCTTCATCAAGGACGGGGTGCTTTCGATCGCCGACCAGTACAGCACGGGCCAGTTCGGTCCCCATCCCGCCGACACGCAGCAGGGCGGCACCGAAGATATACTGGCGGCGGCCGGCGGATCGGATGGCGGCTTTACAACCATCGAGTTCAAGCGCAGGCTGGACACGGGAGATAAATTCGATAAGCCGCTGGGAAAAGGTACTCACAAAATAATCTGGGCCTACGGCAGCGACCCACAATTCACCCTCAAGCACATGGCGCGCGGGTCGGGCGAGATCGACCTTTAA
- a CDS encoding molybdopterin-dependent oxidoreductase — translation MQIKWILPLTAWSTLMLTLLAGCAGGGASESSDLSAVQIKEYHGERLSDLGDFHENSIKGPQRVDIGSYRLRVTGLVEKPLAYTYAEVLSGHKSYTKLVTLDCVEGWAVKILWEGALVGDIITPAGILPAANTVIFHAHDGYTTSLPLAYVRDKNILLAHKINGVELPPERGFPFQLVAEDKWGYKWIKWVTEIELSDDPNYKGYWERAGYSNDADLDKPFFER, via the coding sequence ATGCAAATCAAATGGATTTTACCGCTGACCGCCTGGAGCACGTTGATGCTGACATTGCTGGCAGGCTGCGCCGGCGGCGGCGCATCTGAGAGCAGTGATCTCTCCGCTGTGCAGATAAAGGAATACCATGGCGAGAGGCTGTCGGACCTGGGCGATTTCCATGAGAATTCGATCAAAGGCCCCCAGCGTGTGGATATCGGCTCCTACCGGCTGCGCGTTACGGGACTGGTCGAGAAACCGCTTGCCTACACCTATGCCGAAGTACTGTCCGGGCACAAGAGCTACACCAAGCTGGTCACGCTGGATTGCGTGGAGGGTTGGGCGGTCAAGATCCTTTGGGAAGGGGCGCTGGTGGGCGACATCATCACCCCGGCCGGCATACTGCCCGCTGCCAACACCGTCATTTTCCACGCGCATGACGGCTACACCACCTCTCTCCCCCTGGCATACGTCAGGGATAAAAACATCCTGCTGGCCCATAAAATCAACGGCGTGGAGCTGCCGCCCGAGCGGGGATTCCCCTTCCAACTGGTGGCCGAAGACAAATGGGGATACAAGTGGATCAAATGGGTAACCGAAATTGAGCTGTCGGACGATCCGAACTACAAAGGCTACTGGGAGAGGGCCGGCTACTCCAACGACGCCGACCTCGACAAACCCTTCTTCGAAAGGTGA
- a CDS encoding NfeD family protein, translating into MRKRKSGRWHTIYSLITSGIEELAIAALLLWLLPALGVQVPLWLTVPVLAGFPVFCYIMYRIGHPTVLYGDVTGPEAIVGSTGVVETVFPEAFVRVQGELWNASCPDGELKVGEEVTVTAVDGLSLTVSRKRA; encoded by the coding sequence TTGAGAAAACGTAAATCCGGCCGCTGGCATACCATCTATTCTCTGATCACATCAGGTATTGAAGAGCTGGCTATAGCCGCCCTGCTGCTATGGCTGCTGCCCGCCCTGGGTGTACAGGTCCCGCTGTGGTTGACCGTACCCGTGCTGGCCGGATTCCCCGTCTTTTGCTATATCATGTACCGCATAGGTCATCCCACTGTCCTGTACGGGGACGTGACAGGTCCTGAAGCAATCGTGGGAAGCACCGGCGTCGTCGAAACGGTATTTCCGGAGGCATTTGTCAGGGTGCAGGGGGAGTTGTGGAATGCATCCTGTCCCGATGGAGAGCTGAAGGTGGGGGAGGAAGTCACGGTCACGGCTGTCGACGGCCTCTCTCTGACCGTGAGCAGGAAGCGCGCTTGA